Proteins from one Bacteroidota bacterium genomic window:
- a CDS encoding polyprenol monophosphomannose synthase codes for MPDPAAVPPAPDAPRVLVVVPTYEEAVNIRPMLKEILGLAGRYDALVVDDGSPDGTADVVRAVQAEHPGRVHLIERAGKQGLGTAYLTGFRFARDEDYAYVCEMDADFSHNPQDLPLLVEAVRAGADIAMGSRYVGGIRVLNWPLRRLVLSYGAGVYTRAITGMPVMDVTAGFKCFHPRVFEALDFSRIKSNGYMFQIEMTYRAWRKGFTIVEVPITFTERTEGQSKMSKAIVREAALKVWELRFRDLFGKL; via the coding sequence GTGCCCGATCCCGCCGCCGTACCGCCCGCTCCCGACGCGCCCCGCGTGCTCGTCGTCGTGCCGACCTACGAGGAGGCGGTCAACATCCGGCCGATGCTGAAGGAGATCCTCGGGCTGGCCGGGCGCTACGACGCGCTCGTGGTCGACGACGGCTCGCCCGACGGCACGGCCGACGTGGTCCGCGCCGTGCAGGCCGAGCACCCCGGCCGGGTCCACCTCATCGAGCGCGCCGGCAAGCAGGGCCTCGGGACGGCCTACCTCACCGGCTTCCGCTTCGCCCGCGACGAGGACTACGCCTACGTCTGCGAGATGGACGCCGACTTCTCGCACAACCCCCAAGACCTCCCCCTCCTCGTCGAGGCTGTCCGCGCCGGGGCCGACATTGCGATGGGCAGCCGGTACGTCGGCGGGATCCGCGTGCTCAACTGGCCGCTCCGGCGGCTGGTGCTCTCCTACGGCGCGGGCGTCTACACACGCGCCATCACCGGGATGCCCGTGATGGACGTCACCGCCGGGTTCAAGTGCTTCCACCCCCGCGTCTTCGAAGCCCTCGACTTCAGCCGCATCAAGTCGAACGGCTACATGTTCCAGATCGAGATGACCTACCGCGCCTGGCGCAAGGGCTTCACGATCGTCGAGGTCCCGATCACGTTCACCGAGCGGACCGAGGGCCAGAGCAAGATGAGCAAAGCCATCGTCCGCGAGGCCGCCCTCAAGGTCTGGGAACTCCGCTTCCGCGACCTGTTTGGGAAACTGTAG
- the icd gene encoding NADP-dependent isocitrate dehydrogenase, translated as MQTLTPPTDGTAITMQDGRLHVPDRPIVPFIEGDGIGPDIWAAASRVLDAAVEKAYGGQKEIVWFEVYAGEKAHDAFGEWLPEDTLTAIEQYLVAIKGPLTTPVGGGFRSLNVALRQKLDLYACVRPVQYFDGVPSPVKSPEDVDMVIFRENTEDIYAGIEFEAGSEGMRKLRDFLQDEMGVTSIRFPETSGLGVKPVSEEGTKRLVRAAIRYAIDNHQDTVTLVHKGNIMKFTEGAFRTWGYEVAKEEFGATDLDGGPWQTITTGDGREVTVNDVIADAMLQQILTRPKNYSVIATMNLNGDYISDALAAQVGGIGIAPGANINYDTGQAIFEATHGTAPKYAGQDKVNPSSVILSGEMMFRYLGWTEAADLLVAAMGKTISQKRVTYDFERLMDGATLLQTSTFGDALIENMG; from the coding sequence ATGCAAACCCTCACCCCCCCAACCGACGGTACCGCCATCACGATGCAAGACGGTCGCCTCCACGTCCCCGACCGGCCCATCGTCCCGTTCATCGAAGGCGACGGCATCGGCCCCGACATCTGGGCGGCGGCCTCGCGCGTGCTCGACGCCGCTGTCGAGAAAGCCTACGGTGGCCAGAAGGAGATCGTCTGGTTCGAGGTCTATGCCGGCGAGAAGGCCCACGACGCCTTCGGCGAGTGGCTGCCCGAGGACACCCTCACGGCCATCGAGCAGTACCTCGTCGCCATCAAAGGCCCGCTCACGACGCCCGTAGGCGGCGGCTTCCGGAGCCTCAACGTCGCCCTCCGACAGAAGCTCGACCTCTACGCCTGCGTCCGCCCGGTGCAGTACTTCGACGGCGTACCCTCGCCGGTCAAGAGCCCCGAGGACGTGGACATGGTGATCTTCCGCGAGAACACCGAGGACATCTACGCCGGGATCGAGTTCGAGGCCGGGAGCGAGGGCATGCGGAAGCTGCGCGACTTTTTGCAGGACGAGATGGGCGTCACCTCGATCCGCTTCCCCGAGACGAGCGGCCTCGGCGTCAAGCCGGTCTCCGAGGAGGGCACCAAGCGCCTCGTCCGCGCCGCGATCCGCTACGCCATCGACAACCATCAGGACACCGTCACGCTCGTCCACAAGGGCAACATCATGAAGTTCACCGAGGGGGCCTTCCGCACCTGGGGCTACGAGGTGGCAAAAGAGGAGTTCGGCGCCACCGACCTCGACGGCGGCCCGTGGCAGACGATCACCACCGGCGACGGCCGCGAGGTCACGGTCAACGACGTGATCGCCGACGCGATGCTCCAGCAGATCCTCACGCGCCCGAAGAACTACAGCGTGATCGCGACCATGAACCTCAACGGCGACTACATCTCCGACGCCCTCGCCGCCCAGGTCGGGGGGATCGGGATCGCGCCCGGGGCCAACATCAACTACGACACCGGGCAGGCCATCTTCGAGGCCACGCACGGGACCGCGCCGAAGTACGCCGGGCAGGACAAGGTCAACCCGTCGAGCGTGATCCTCTCGGGCGAGATGATGTTCCGCTACCTCGGCTGGACCGAGGCCGCCGACCTGCTCGTCGCCGCGATGGGCAAGACGATCTCGCAAAAGCGCGTCACCTACGACTTCGAGCGCCTGATGGACGGCGCGACCCTCCTCCAGACCAGCACCTTCGGCGATGCTCTGATCGAGAACATGGGGTAA
- a CDS encoding SGNH/GDSL hydrolase family protein encodes MPNLARTLLAPVLLVQGKRMFKTMPKLTAPSGAREGTRGTGDPLRFLLVGDSSAEGYGAETQDDALLGHVVSRLAETHRVTWTLFARFGSTVPRTLAFLRKQEPEPFDVALLAIGMNDVIAGQPLPAWLASYRELVAELRERFGVGHVVVSGMPLIGQFPAVPQPMRWVLGRQARRYDAALEAWAEGERGVTYIGLGFAADGALREGEVTVAEVMAADGFHPGPRVYDEWARRAAEQIRALQQTRQ; translated from the coding sequence ATGCCCAACCTCGCCCGCACGCTCCTCGCCCCGGTCCTGCTCGTGCAGGGCAAGCGGATGTTCAAAACGATGCCCAAGCTGACCGCGCCGTCGGGTGCACGCGAAGGCACGCGCGGCACCGGCGATCCGCTCCGCTTCCTGCTCGTCGGCGACTCCTCGGCTGAGGGCTACGGGGCCGAGACGCAGGACGACGCGCTCCTCGGGCACGTCGTGAGCCGTCTCGCGGAGACCCACCGGGTCACCTGGACCCTCTTCGCCCGGTTCGGCTCGACGGTCCCGCGGACGCTCGCGTTCCTCCGCAAGCAGGAGCCCGAGCCGTTCGACGTGGCGCTGCTCGCCATCGGGATGAACGACGTGATTGCGGGGCAGCCGCTCCCGGCGTGGCTCGCGTCGTACCGCGAGCTTGTGGCGGAGCTTCGGGAGCGGTTCGGGGTCGGGCATGTCGTCGTCTCCGGGATGCCACTCATCGGCCAATTCCCGGCGGTGCCGCAGCCAATGCGCTGGGTTCTCGGCCGCCAGGCCCGCCGCTACGACGCCGCCCTCGAAGCCTGGGCCGAGGGCGAACGCGGCGTGACGTACATCGGCCTCGGCTTCGCCGCCGACGGCGCGCTCCGCGAGGGCGAGGTGACCGTCGCCGAAGTCATGGCCGCCGACGGCTTCCACCCTGGCCCCCGCGTCTACGACGAGTGGGCCCGCCGTGCCGCGGAGCAGATTCGGGCGCTCCAGCAGACGCGGCAGTAG
- a CDS encoding PQQ-dependent sugar dehydrogenase — protein sequence MRYVLAFLCLALAGPASAQPLTNAFPNLTFDAPVDIQSADDGSNRLFVVEQQGTIRVFTNDAAVGSASVFLNITGRVLSGGEQGLLGLVFDPDYAQNGYFYVNYTASGPRRTVISRFEVTSNPNVADAGSEEVLITVDQPFSNHNAGQVQFGPDGYLYVALGDGGSGGDPLDSGQSLDTLLGSLLRLDVDGGGNPLDCGAGTGSATIPADNPFIDGPGGDCDEAWAYGLRNPFRYSFGPEGRLWLADVGQNRREEVNIMEAGGNYGWNDLEGTLCYPSGQANCPLGGTIPPIFEHPHNFFGNQGAFSIIGGYVYTGPSCEALRGKYVYGDFITRNLWTLTFDGVTADNDELSASAGPTTFGLDEQGDLFLTDGNLIERFDCATDVAVEASLVGGPVTIPSGGGSFSFDVTLDNTTGAAQTVDVWVSADLSNGTERNRVFGPQTVTLPGGASGTGRVTLSVPGQAPAGVSTGVVTVGDFPNGPTDAARFTITKLGGALGDRVAADAAWQVEGANFGVDEARVATASATADGFALAAFPTPFAEQTTVQYTLDASGPVRLAVYDVLGREVAVLADGQAEAGTHEAVFEAAGLPSGVYLLQLDAGRRAAVQTVTLTR from the coding sequence ATGCGCTACGTCCTCGCTTTCCTCTGCCTCGCGCTCGCCGGCCCCGCCTCGGCGCAGCCGCTGACGAACGCCTTCCCGAACCTCACCTTTGACGCGCCGGTCGACATCCAGTCGGCGGACGACGGCTCGAACCGACTCTTCGTCGTCGAGCAGCAGGGCACGATCCGCGTCTTCACGAACGACGCTGCGGTCGGGTCTGCCTCGGTCTTCCTCAACATCACGGGGCGCGTACTCTCCGGCGGCGAGCAGGGCCTCCTCGGCCTCGTCTTCGACCCGGACTACGCGCAGAACGGGTACTTCTACGTCAACTACACCGCGAGCGGCCCGCGCCGCACGGTGATCTCGCGCTTCGAGGTCACCAGCAACCCGAACGTCGCCGACGCAGGCAGCGAGGAGGTGCTCATCACGGTGGACCAGCCGTTCAGCAACCACAACGCCGGGCAGGTCCAGTTCGGGCCGGACGGCTACCTCTACGTCGCGCTCGGCGACGGCGGCTCGGGCGGCGACCCGCTCGACAGCGGGCAGAGCCTCGACACGCTCCTCGGGAGTCTGCTCCGCCTCGACGTGGACGGAGGCGGCAACCCGCTCGACTGCGGGGCCGGCACCGGCTCGGCGACGATCCCTGCCGACAACCCGTTCATCGACGGGCCGGGCGGCGACTGCGACGAGGCCTGGGCCTACGGCCTTCGCAACCCGTTCCGCTACAGCTTCGGGCCGGAGGGCCGGCTCTGGCTAGCCGACGTCGGGCAGAATCGCCGCGAGGAGGTCAACATCATGGAGGCGGGCGGGAACTACGGCTGGAACGACCTCGAAGGCACGCTCTGCTACCCGTCGGGCCAGGCCAACTGCCCGCTGGGCGGGACGATTCCGCCGATCTTTGAGCACCCGCACAACTTCTTCGGCAACCAGGGCGCGTTCTCGATCATCGGCGGCTACGTCTACACCGGCCCTTCGTGCGAGGCGCTGCGCGGCAAGTACGTCTACGGCGACTTCATCACGCGCAACCTCTGGACGCTCACCTTCGACGGCGTGACCGCCGACAACGACGAGCTCTCGGCCTCGGCCGGCCCGACGACGTTCGGGCTCGACGAGCAGGGCGACCTCTTCCTGACCGACGGAAACCTCATCGAGCGTTTCGACTGCGCGACCGACGTGGCTGTCGAGGCGTCGCTCGTCGGCGGCCCGGTCACGATCCCCTCGGGGGGCGGCTCGTTCTCCTTCGACGTGACGCTGGACAACACCACCGGCGCGGCGCAGACAGTCGACGTGTGGGTCTCGGCGGACCTCTCAAACGGGACGGAGCGCAACCGGGTCTTCGGTCCCCAGACGGTTACGCTCCCGGGCGGCGCGAGCGGTACCGGCCGAGTGACGCTAAGCGTGCCGGGGCAAGCCCCAGCGGGCGTCAGCACCGGCGTCGTCACCGTCGGCGACTTCCCGAACGGCCCGACTGACGCGGCGCGCTTCACGATCACCAAGCTCGGCGGAGCGCTCGGCGACCGCGTGGCGGCCGACGCCGCGTGGCAGGTCGAGGGTGCCAACTTTGGGGTCGACGAGGCCCGTGTCGCTACGGCCAGTGCCACCGCCGACGGCTTCGCGCTGGCGGCCTTCCCGACACCCTTCGCCGAGCAGACGACCGTGCAGTACACCCTCGACGCCTCCGGCCCCGTCCGCCTCGCCGTCTACGACGTGCTCGGGCGCGAGGTCGCGGTGCTGGCCGACGGGCAGGCCGAGGCGGGGACGCACGAGGCGGTGTTCGAGGCGGCGGGGCTGCCGAGCGGGGTGTACCTCTTGCAGCTCGACGCCGGCCGCCGCGCAGCCGTGCAGACCGTGACCCTCACGCGCTGA
- a CDS encoding PQQ-dependent sugar dehydrogenase produces MRYLYLAACLLLVAPASAQEFENAFPSLTFDGPIVDIQAPDDGSNRLFVAEQVGTVRVFQNDEASTQTALFLDITDRVSTARSNEKGVSGLAFDPAYAQNGYFYISYTAEDPLRLVVERYTVSATNPNRADPSSAVAMVRVPLPDDEHHAGQLQFGPDGYLYLSLGDGTFNFFNGDPFENGQNPATLLGSLLRLDVRGAGQPLDCAAGTGLATLPAGNPLADGPGGVCDEIYAFGFRNPWRFSFAPDGRLWLGDVGQSDREEINVVEPGDNYGWNTYEGTRCFDAPCDPAGLTFPIYEHPHNFFSGQGAFSVIGGYVYRGNTCAPLLGKYVYGDFVTTNTWTLGFDGVDATNEVLVRSSGFAVTTFGESEQGELYLGDSDGDTLQRLDCAQPVTVAVAPVGPATVPASGGALTLDVTLTNTTASAQTTQAWATADLSDGSERVVAAPVAVRLPAGASVTRRVTLGVPGLAPAGVSTLVVKTGSFPDAASSADLVAVTKLGGSIGDHAASGDAWQAEGFRFDGAEAGDPAAQAVAEPAALSAFPTPFAGRTTVRYVLGEAGPVRVSVFDVLGREVAVLADGQAEAGTHEAVFEAAGLPSGVYLVQLDAGRRVAVQTVTLAR; encoded by the coding sequence ATGCGCTATCTCTACCTCGCCGCCTGCCTCCTCCTCGTCGCCCCCGCGTCGGCCCAGGAGTTCGAGAACGCGTTCCCGAGCCTCACCTTCGACGGCCCCATCGTGGACATCCAGGCCCCGGACGACGGTTCGAACCGGCTCTTCGTCGCCGAGCAGGTGGGCACCGTCCGCGTCTTCCAGAACGACGAGGCCAGCACCCAGACCGCGCTCTTCCTCGACATCACCGACCGCGTCTCGACGGCGCGGAGCAACGAGAAGGGCGTCTCGGGCCTCGCGTTCGACCCGGCCTACGCGCAGAACGGGTACTTCTACATCAGCTACACGGCCGAGGACCCGCTCCGCCTCGTCGTCGAGCGCTACACCGTGTCGGCTACGAACCCGAACCGGGCCGATCCGTCGAGTGCCGTGGCTATGGTCAGGGTGCCGCTGCCCGACGACGAGCACCACGCCGGGCAGCTTCAGTTCGGGCCGGACGGCTACCTCTACCTCTCGCTCGGCGACGGCACCTTCAACTTCTTCAACGGGGACCCCTTCGAGAACGGGCAGAACCCGGCGACGCTTCTCGGCTCGCTCCTCCGGCTCGACGTGCGCGGCGCCGGACAGCCGCTCGACTGCGCGGCCGGCACCGGCCTCGCCACCCTCCCGGCGGGCAACCCCCTCGCCGACGGGCCGGGCGGCGTCTGCGACGAGATCTACGCCTTCGGCTTCCGCAACCCGTGGCGCTTCAGCTTCGCCCCCGACGGCCGCCTCTGGCTCGGCGACGTCGGCCAGAGCGACCGCGAGGAGATTAACGTTGTCGAGCCGGGCGACAATTACGGCTGGAACACCTACGAGGGCACGCGCTGCTTCGACGCGCCCTGCGACCCGGCGGGCCTCACGTTTCCGATCTACGAGCACCCGCACAACTTCTTCTCTGGCCAGGGGGCGTTCTCCGTCATCGGCGGCTACGTCTACCGCGGCAACACCTGCGCCCCGCTCCTCGGGAAGTACGTCTACGGCGACTTTGTGACGACGAACACCTGGACGCTCGGCTTCGACGGGGTCGACGCTACCAACGAGGTGCTCGTGCGCTCGTCCGGGTTCGCCGTGACGACGTTCGGCGAGAGCGAGCAGGGCGAGCTCTACCTCGGCGACAGCGACGGCGACACGCTGCAACGGCTCGACTGCGCGCAGCCGGTGACGGTGGCGGTCGCACCCGTCGGCCCCGCGACGGTGCCTGCCTCGGGCGGCGCGCTCACCCTCGACGTGACCCTCACCAACACGACCGCCTCGGCGCAGACCACGCAGGCCTGGGCCACGGCCGACCTCTCGGACGGAAGCGAGCGCGTCGTGGCGGCACCGGTCGCGGTGCGGCTTCCGGCGGGGGCGAGCGTGACGCGGCGCGTGACGCTCGGCGTGCCGGGCCTCGCCCCGGCGGGCGTCAGCACGCTCGTGGTGAAAACCGGCAGCTTCCCCGATGCGGCGTCGAGCGCAGACCTCGTCGCCGTCACAAAGCTAGGCGGGTCGATTGGCGACCACGCGGCGAGCGGCGACGCGTGGCAGGCCGAGGGCTTCCGCTTCGACGGAGCGGAGGCGGGCGACCCCGCGGCGCAGGCTGTGGCCGAGCCCGCCGCCCTCTCGGCGTTTCCGACGCCGTTCGCCGGGCGCACGACGGTGCGCTACGTGCTCGGCGAGGCCGGCCCGGTGCGGGTGTCGGTCTTCGACGTGCTCGGGCGCGAGGTCGCGGTGCTGGCCGACGGGCAGGCCGAGGCGGGGACGCACGAGGCGGTGTTCGAGGCGGCGGGGCTGCCGAGCGGGGTGTACCTCGTGCAGCTCGACGCCGGCCGCCGCGTAGCCGTGCAGACCGTGACGCTCGCGCGCTGA
- a CDS encoding PQQ-dependent sugar dehydrogenase, which produces MRCLTLAACLLLAVPASAQEFQAAFPDLAFDVPITDIQAPDDGSNRLFVAEQSGRIKVFTNDPATPSASVFLDLRDRINPRVGIIGLAFDPAFAQNGLVYVHYNRDISGPAASQNVIARFETTATGVADPDSEEILITVDQQREQHFGGQLQFGPDGALYASFGDAGGQGDPFGNGQDLTTLPATVLRLDVRGTGLPLDCAAGTGSATIPADNPLIDGPGGGCDETFAYGFRNPFRFSFAPDGRLWLGDVGQDEREEVNIVEPGGNYGWNTLEGTLCFNSPNGCDAAGTVLPIREYPHNLFSQDGGFSVTGGYVYRGNTCSPLLGRYVYGDFVTTNLWSLTFDGQTADNQVLDSFSGLAVTTFGEDEQGELYLGDLVTGTLLRLTCTQPVTVSAVPVGPATVPASGGALTLDVTLTNTTASAQTTQAWATADLSDGSERVVAAPVAVRLPAGASVTRRVTLGVPGLAPAGVSTLVVKTGSFPDAASSADLVTVTKLSGPSSGRTASWQAEGFGFEVAGAARLTAAGAAADGAVLAAFPTPFAEQTTVRYALDAPGPVRLAVYDVLGREVAVLAEGRAGAGRHEAVFEAARLPSGVYLVRLDAAGTVRTASVTLLR; this is translated from the coding sequence ATGCGCTGTCTCACCCTGGCCGCCTGCCTCCTCCTCGCTGTTCCCGCTTCGGCCCAGGAGTTCCAGGCTGCATTCCCGGACCTCGCCTTCGACGTTCCCATCACGGACATCCAGGCCCCGGACGACGGCTCGAACCGGCTCTTCGTCGCCGAGCAGTCGGGACGGATCAAGGTCTTCACGAACGACCCGGCTACGCCGTCGGCGAGCGTCTTCCTCGACCTCCGCGACCGGATCAACCCCCGCGTCGGGATCATCGGCCTCGCCTTCGATCCGGCCTTCGCGCAGAACGGGCTCGTCTACGTCCACTACAACCGCGACATCAGCGGTCCGGCCGCCTCTCAGAACGTCATCGCCCGCTTCGAGACCACGGCGACGGGCGTAGCCGACCCCGACAGCGAGGAGATCCTGATCACCGTGGACCAACAGCGCGAGCAGCACTTCGGCGGCCAGCTTCAGTTCGGGCCGGACGGCGCACTCTACGCCTCGTTCGGCGATGCGGGTGGGCAGGGCGATCCCTTCGGGAACGGGCAGGACCTGACGACGCTCCCGGCTACCGTCCTCCGCCTCGACGTGCGCGGCACGGGCCTCCCGCTCGACTGCGCCGCCGGCACCGGCTCGGCGACGATCCCCGCCGACAACCCGCTGATCGACGGGCCGGGCGGTGGCTGCGACGAGACGTTCGCCTACGGCTTCCGCAACCCCTTCCGCTTCAGCTTCGCGCCCGACGGCCGGCTCTGGCTCGGCGATGTCGGACAGGACGAGCGGGAGGAGGTCAACATCGTCGAGCCCGGCGGCAACTACGGCTGGAACACGCTCGAAGGCACGCTTTGCTTCAACTCACCCAACGGCTGCGACGCGGCCGGTACGGTTCTGCCCATCCGCGAGTATCCCCACAACCTCTTCTCCCAGGATGGCGGCTTCTCCGTGACGGGAGGCTACGTCTACCGCGGCAATACCTGCTCGCCCCTCCTCGGCCGCTACGTCTACGGCGACTTTGTGACGACGAACCTCTGGTCGCTCACCTTCGACGGGCAGACCGCCGACAACCAGGTCCTCGATAGCTTCTCGGGGCTCGCCGTGACCACGTTCGGCGAGGACGAGCAGGGCGAGTTGTACCTCGGCGACCTCGTCACCGGTACCCTGCTCCGCCTGACGTGTACGCAGCCAGTGACGGTCAGCGCCGTACCCGTCGGCCCTGCGACGGTGCCTGCCTCGGGCGGCGCGCTCACCCTCGACGTGACCCTCACCAACACGACCGCCTCGGCGCAGACCACGCAGGCCTGGGCCACGGCCGACCTCTCGGACGGAAGCGAGCGCGTCGTGGCGGCACCGGTCGCAGTGCGGCTTCCGGCGGGGGCGAGCGTGACGCGGCGCGTGACGCTCGGCGTGCCGGGCCTCGCCCCGGCGGGCGTCAGCACGCTCGTGGTGAAAACCGGCAGCTTCCCCGACGCAGCGTCGAGCGCGGACCTGGTCACCGTCACGAAGCTGAGCGGGCCGAGCAGTGGCCGTACGGCCTCCTGGCAGGCCGAAGGCTTCGGCTTCGAGGTCGCTGGGGCGGCGCGCCTCACTGCGGCAGGAGCCGCCGCCGACGGTGCCGTGCTAGCCGCCTTCCCGACGCCCTTCGCCGAGCAGACGACGGTTCGGTACGCCCTCGACGCCCCCGGCCCCGTGCGCCTCGCCGTCTACGACGTGCTCGGGCGCGAGGTCGCCGTACTGGCCGAGGGGCGGGCCGGGGCCGGCAGGCACGAGGCGGTGTTCGAGGCGGCGCGGCTGCCGAGCGGGGTGTACCTCGTCCGGCTCGACGCGGCCGGCACGGTACGCACGGCGTCGGTGACGCTGCTTCGCTGA